One stretch of Acropora muricata isolate sample 2 chromosome 12, ASM3666990v1, whole genome shotgun sequence DNA includes these proteins:
- the LOC136893247 gene encoding putative nuclease HARBI1, translating to MAAEFAVVLEVLLDDTYAFHFIEEEDDDLPMFSMAALIARRNLNRCHGYFEQTVPFYSIDEFQSHFRMKRTTFEILVREVVGTGVLPVGNPFGRQVIDARKQVSIFLWCIANQETTRLIADRFNVTYSSVSRVVRRVTECVLALRNQYIKWPNGTQLRETMESFRVEGGFPGVVGVIDGSLVKIRAPVENPESYICRKKYHALQLQVVCDDNMMLLDAFTGWPGSVHDSRVLRNSFLFRSADQKFNDEAHLLGDGGYPLLT from the exons ATGGCTGCCGAATTTGCAGTGGTGCTTGAAGTTCTGTTGGATGATACTTACGCATTTCACTTTATcgaagaagaagatgatgacTTGCCCATGTTTTCTATGGCAGCATTAATTGCCCGGAGAAATTTGAATCGGTGTCATGGGTATTTCGAACAAACAGTACCCTTCTATTCCATTGATGAATTTCAAAGTCACTTCCGTATGAAAAGGaccacttttgagattttagTGAGGGAGGTGGTCGGCACTGGAGTGCTTCCCGTCGGAAACCCATTTGGAAGGCAAGTTATTGACGCACGGAAACAAGTTTCAATCTTCTTATGGTGCATTGCAAACCAGGAGACAACACGGCTAATTGCCGATCGATTTAATGTTACATATAGCAGTGTCTCGAGAGTGGTTCGACGCGTTACGGAATGTGTACTGGCCTTAAGAAACCAATACATTAAGTGGCCAAATG GTACCCAGTTGAGAGAAACAATGGAAAGTTTCAGAGTAGAAGGGGGATTCCCAGGAGTAGTGGGTGTAATAGATGGAAGCCTTGTGAAAATAAGAGCACCAGTGGAAAATCCTGAATCATACATCTGTCGGAAAAAGTATCATGCCCTTCAGCTTCAG gttgtttgtGATGACAACATGATGCTATTGGATGCTTTCACTGGTTGGCCTGGTTCTGTACATGATTCTCGAGTGCTCAGGAACTCATTCCTATTCAGATCAGCTGACCAGAAATTTAATGATGAAGCACACCTCCTTGGGGATGGAGGTTACCCTCTCTTAACGTAA